ggggagaaaaagtaAGGTAGAATCAATAAGACTTTCAATGGACCAAGAATGGAAAGGCTGAGTCAGGGACCCAACGCCTCCGgcgcagaaaataaaaataaagatttgcaATAATCACAGTAGTAGTAGTTACAGTTTGTGTGTTTATTGGGTACCATGCAGTATCATCGAATTCATTCTATAAGGTGGGTAATTATATCCAATTGAATATAATTTTGACTGATGCTTACAAAGTGCATCATGATTCTGAATTCTTTACACacgttaactcatttaattttcataaaatcctTCTGAAGTAGGACCCATTtccctcactttacagatgaagagaatgAAGCAGTCAGGTTAAAGGACTTGGGGTCGCTCAGGAAGAAAGTGACAGAATCAAAATGTGCACCTGGGAAGTCAGAAGGATGGAAATGAAATCTGAATCCTGGAAGCCCAACTTAAGGATGGCACCAGGATTAATATCCACACACTGGACTTCCAAGCCTTTGTGCTTAGTCACGTGCAGCGAAGCACACTGAATAAATAACTGAGTTTTAAAAGGCTTATGTCAACTGTTAACAATGCAGATTTATTTCATAAAGCCCTTTGACTTTGCAATAAAAAAGTGTTCAAGTGAAGAAcaaatactgtttaaaaaaaggaggggaggaatgggttttcctctttcctccattCATTCGACAGACATGCATGAGTGTTTgtttgtgccaggctctgggtgaggcaccagagcaacagcagtgaccaaaAGAGACAAAGGTGCGAAAAACAAGGGAACCAAAGATGATGTTCATTTTAATGTTGGATACACACTAGATTTATCAGGGGCAAGAGGGGCAAATACCCCTCAGGAAGTGAGGGAACATTTCAATCTTAATATACAGGTAAGATGTTGTTGTGGGCTGGATGTATTTAGGccctttttcatttcctcccttctgTTCCCTTCTGTTCCCTTCTGTTCCCTTCTGTTCCCTTCATAGTTACCCCCGttagaggaaaacacattttcaaagaacACTTAGTATAGACCTCGTTTCACATTTCAGATCGTGCCTTGCTGGCAGAGGAGTAACACGAATATTAAGAGCTACCATATGCTGAACACTTCCTATGTATTAGGCCTTAGTCTAAGAAGTTTCCATGtgttaactcatttcatcctcataatAATCTCTTGAGGCCAAAGCTATTGTGATCCTGACTTTATAGATAAAGAGATTGGAGCTCAGAAGGATTAAGAAACTTGTCCCAGGATATAACGCTAAAAAGGAGAAGTTTTAATCTGTTAACTGATATTAGATCTTGGATTATTTATCAGTTGCATTTACTCTTTCAATTCCCTTCCTAATGACAGCGTAAGTGAGAGAATTGTCCAAGTGTGAAAATGGTGCAGGGGCATGCAAGTTTCTGAGCCTAGAAGGAAAAATTGGTATCAAAGATTCCCTAAGGGAAAAAGAGACATTGGGAGTTATGTTTTCAAAGTCTCTTATCAAAAGCCAGAAACTTTATTGGCATAAACATCTACTTTGGAGATAGGAGAGTGAAATTCCTTACCACTTCtcatctcactttaaaaaaaaataaataactttttatttttgattcctCTATAATacactaaatgaaaaataaaaccatcaaaaattaaaataagaagagatatatgggaatggatatatgtatatgtatggctgaatcattttttaaaatcacctcactttaaaagaggaaaatttttaCTTCTTGATTCCTCTAgaatacactaaaataaaaaataaaaccattaaaaactaaaataaggaGAGATATATGGAATGGATTGTGTATACGTGCAGCAGAAGTTAACATCAcaatgtaaattgactatacttcattaaaagtaaattttaaaaattaaaataggagtttcattgtggctcagcggttaatgaatccgactaggaagcatgaggttgcgggttcaatccctggccttgctcagtgggttaaggatccagcactgccatgaactgtggtgtaggtcacagacacagctcagatcctgtgttgctgtggctgtggcgtaggccggttacagatctgattcgacctctagcctgggaacctccatattgccatgggtgcggccctaaaaaagaaatatatctatttatatatatatatataattaatatagagaatccccctccccccacctcccccctaAGGAAACTTAGAAAAGCATGTGTTTGGAAGTCTTTTTCATGATGTGTAGATTGTACCACTGCTGAAATAGAATATCCCCTTGAGAATAgggaaataatttgtttttttctatacaGAGGGCAACAAAGTCTAGTCCTTCCATTTGAGCTCTGGTTTTAAAACACTAACAgtataaagagttaaaaaaaaaaaaaaaaaaaaaccaaaaaattttgtTCTCCATTTCAGGGccataataaaatgataaaataataaaaatattgctgACGCTCGTATTCAGTCATTTTGTTCCCTGTTAGCACAGTTCACTTTGGGAATTCAAGGGAGGGGCAGAGCTATTGGGAAGCTGGCAAAGAAACCCAGCCGGCACCTCCAGGCcacacctgcccccaccctctcccttgCCTCCTCCCAACGTCTCACCCAACTCTTAAATTCCCCAGTAGCTCCTACCTTCTCCCTTATGTCCAGGCCGGCCTTTCTGTTGAGAATCTTCCCCCACTTCCTTCACTTCTTTGCCTGGCTCACTTCTATTCCTGCTTCCAAACCCAGCTCAGACATCATCTGGTCTAGAAATGTCCTCTGACCCCTTTCCTAAGCCAGTTGGGCAGCAGAGTGCTCAAATCCGATTTTTCCCCCTAATCCTTCACATGCTATTAGCACAactgtttgcttgtttattcttTGCCCCGTTAGACTAATTCATGTATTCGACAAACATTACTTGAGCACTGTGTATTTGCCCAGGACTGCGGTAGGTGTTAGGGAGTCAAGGATAAAAGAGATTCCCTAATATGGTCCCTGGGAGATAATGATACTCAGTGATGGtgtgtggaataaatgaatggaattaGATTGTTACATGGAGAGTGGAAGGAAGCCCAGAGGAAGTTTAGCAGGCACATAAAAGTGATTTGGTTTTTCCATTCTTCCGTCTCTCACATCCTACTCTGTTGTGTAAAACCTCTCTAAGCCGCTTCTTGCTTTAAGTTTTTGCTCTCCTAGTAATCTTTATCTTACGGCTGTCTGGATCCGAAGCAGGGACTTTGGCATAGGAGGAACTGAGCTCTGATGCCAGTCCTGGCACTCACTAGCTCTGTGACCATTAgctcttccctaatttctctgagcttcaatttcctcctctgtaaaatggagattacaAACACCTATGGCATGGAGTACGGTATGAAGATTAAATGTGATTCACGCATGGAAGAGGCTTGGCTGAAAGGTGGACTTCGGAGAGTCTTCCTTGCCTTGCTTTTTGTCTCTCCCCTACTCCTAGCCCCCCACCTTCCTGCAAGATGTCATCCGAGCCATAGCAGCATGCAAGATGGTTTCTGCACGgaagctcattttttttaaaatggtaattttttggatatatattaaAATAGGTACATAGACATTAAACTCTATTAAACCtttgatttttatagaaattattgCTTTGGATatgtaaaaagtgaaaaaagtttcatttttttaaatagaaaatattaagaatatttgAAGGATAAGAGGATAAAAGGAACCTAAAaaacatggcagaaatgaacaaagatgatgacataaaagacagaaaacactTAGCTCAGAAGTTCATAGGCGctatatttattatgtttgctCTGAGGGTTTGATAAACTGAGAGGTAGCCATAGTTATAACATGCATTTCTCAAATGTCACTGCTAGAAAAATCCAGTCCTGGGGCTGgcaaaaattaattcttaaaCCACAGGATCATGTTTTGGGCTTTCTGTGGATAGGATTTGTCTCTAAAAGATGAAGAAGTCAGTTTGGGGTCCCTAGACATCACCTGTTCAGTTCTGCCCATGATAAAgtgcaaagtaaaagaaaatcgttctctatttttgctttgtgtcattttggttttggttgcacccacagcatagggatgTTCCCCGGCCAAAGATGGAAAGtgcgccatagcagcgacccaagccgctgctgtgacaatgctggatccttaacccgctgaggcacagGGGAACTCTGAAAGTTGTTCTTTACGCTTAAGAATAATtaatatccagataaaacttccAGAGATGCTCTATGTTCTCTACACTGTGTAGATCCATTTCCTGATCTAGGAAACAAGTAGAATAATAGAACCTATCGCATCAAGTTGTTATGAGGGTCAAATGTTAACACAAAAGAAGCACTTAGTAACATATAAGGAATATATAATCATTGCTATGTCTGTGTGAGCCACTGTCATCCTTAATCCAGTAGAGACGAGCCGCCTGGGAGCCCTTAGCACCACATGCCCCTCTGGTGGAAAAGCTCAGGTCCTGCCCCTGCAGCCTTGAAAGCTACTTAACCCTTCCCCCAGTCTTCAGGTTTTTTGAGGCTTTGTGATAAAAATCAGCCTAATACAATCTTTCTGTCTCCGAACACATAGTGTATTCAGCACTTTGGGAAGATCAGATATTCTCTTCAGTGTCTCTATCCTTGGAAATTTCCACCCAGAACACAGATTTTCTGTTGATTCATTTATTGGAATCTGAGAGActgtatcacacacacacacacacacacacacacacacacacacacacttcttgtGTTCCTATGAGAGAGCCCACCAATCCACCCACTCTTTAGAGATTTGTTTGCAGTGtggacaaaaaccaaacaaaaacctgtgGGCTAATTTATAACccacactcccaccccctccccccacacacacaaagttaAAGTCTACAGAAGGCTAAAACCAAAGTTGAAACAAACCCCAGCAACCAGGCCCTGGAAATTGCGATCTGGGTGTCGGATGCTCTCTTGACAACATAAGGCAATTTGATCACAAAGATTACCTCTGCAGCTGCTCCGGGGAGCAAATAAAGATGAATGTAGGAAGCCAGGAAATTGGGAAACGGGCCATTCCTGGCGACAGTCTGGCCACTCCCTCCTTTCCTGAAGGGTGTGAAGGTGCACCCCAGTGGGTAACAAGGCCAGCAGGTCCAGCAGGCTTGGGGGATGCGGACCCGGTCAGGACGCAGAGCAGGGAAGAGAGGGGCCACGGCTACgccttcccctttcctctccgCAGGTAGAGACAGACTTTTTGCACCTGAGAGATACACATCAAGAGCCAACCTCTTCTCCTCTGATGAAACCAGGCCCAGGTATCTAACGGCTCTGCAGAGGACTGCGGGTGGGGATCTCAGGGTCCTCGCTGAGTATTTCAGGCCCCCAAATCTTACCTCCTCAGTCCCCAGCGCGCGCCCTGGCACACGAGCGACGCAGTCTCCCGGGCCCGGGTTCCCAGGCTTCGTTCAACCCGGTCCTCCAACCAAGTCAGCAGCCCGGTGCGCATCTCCTGGGCTGGTGCGCGCGCGCGCACCGAAGGGACACTCTCCACCTCTCTCGGCCAGAACCCTAAGGGGAGCCGGGAGGTGCGCAGGTTTCACGcgtccacccccagcccagggcgaACGCCTACCTGTGAGAAGAGCCCCTCCCTGCAGCCGCCAGCGGAGCCCGGGCTGGTACCCGCGCTCACCCCTCTCCTCCCCCGGACGCGGAGGTGCTCCCAGCTCTCCTTCCCAGGGAGCTCCCTGCGTCCCCGTTCCCCCCTCCATCCTCTCTTCCCTTCGttcacttcctcctctctcttccctccaacTCCTGTCCCTCCCGGCGTCTGGATGCCACACGatctctccttcttcccttctctctgggcTTCTTCCTTATTCCCCGACGTCCTCTCTCCGTTTGCTCGGCTCCACTCTTCTTTCCACCGCATTTCTGCGCCgactcttccttctttccagggCGCCCCAGGCTTCTCAGTTCGACGGCGCGGGATGCCTCGCTCAGCACCGCGGGCTCAGTCTTCAAACCTGCTCACCGCCCACCGCCAAGGCCCCTGGGACCCAGCTTGCTCTCGCCTTTTTTCCTGCCCTGAAGAAGCCTCCCCAAACTTGCAGGTCTCCTGGGTGGCCCAGCTGTCAGCGACGATGGATCTATTTTAAGTGCTGCACCCACTGTCCCCGCTCTGAGGACACGGGCATGGGTCCCGCTACTAGGATAACACCTTCGGGGCACGAACCCGAGCTGACGCGGAGCCAGATCCCGCAGCCGGGACTCGGGCTTCCTCCGTCGGGCAGGCGGCCGGGCTACCGCGGTGGGAGGCTGTCTCAGGGCAAGCATCTCGAAATTCAAGAGCCCAGGGAATCCCGGGCCCGGGAGCGGGGGTGTCCCACACGGCAgccaccccctgccctccccacccctgcacccCCGGAATAGGCAGCCTTGGCATGGCCACCACTCCTGGCAAAGGGAGGCACAGGAACCCTCCCAGCCTGTGTCCTCACCGCACCCACCCCAACACACCCCGGTGTGCCCTGGTTTACTTAATTCTGTCATTCCAGTCGTTAGCCTGCAATAACCCGCCCAAAGTGGGATCCTTTGGGAAATGACAGTAAGGATTGGGGACCATCAACAAGACATGAAGAGCCACGGCGCCTGACCTAAGCCCCAGACTGTTTAATGAACGGCTGCACACACGTGTGCGTGTCCCCATGCGCACACACTCATCACCGGTAGGATCCAGCCACAAGTTTGCACAGTGACAAGTCTCTAAGTCTAACGGAAAATAGAAACAGCTTCACTCACCcgcctttttcttccctctcccgaTTGGGATCCGGGGGAAAAGGATGGATTGAGAGACCCTTCTTTCTTTTCGCCTTCTAAAGAGTGGAAATTTCCATCATGTGATAGGGGGCAGCATCCCCAGTGTCGCATTTCCTATGGACCCTCCCTTCCAGCCCAGCCACCAATCATCAGGCGGCAACCTGAGATGTAAACAAAAGCATCCTCCCAGGTGGGGCTGCCTTGTCCAGCTGTCCCCCAAGAGTGAAGCCTGGGACCTGCCAGCCCTTGAGCCCACTTTCCTGGGTTCACGGTGTGAGCTGGGCTTTTTTTGCGAGGATTTTTTTGGGGAtgattaattttcttcattagtCAAGGTTGCATTAATTGGATCTGTCTTATGTACAGAAATACACGTCGATCCTCATTTTGAAGTCTGGAAAagagctttgtttttctctcaatGGATGGCTCTAAACGTCCTCCAGGTTTGGGGATGTCAAACCTGAACTTGatataaaggggggaaaaaacagcTGGGGAAGGGGTACCAAAAACGCCCTGTCATTCATAGTATAAATCACTTTATGCAAGAGCAGAGAAGAGACTAGCTTGCCAGCACTTAACCATCAGTAGGGGTCTttagtggtaattttttttcctaggatTCCACGGTAAGAAATCTTCAGCATATACGGATTTAATAAACTGCACCATAATTTCATTTCTGCTTATCCAAGGCACTACCTATCACTCTAAAGAAAAATACCTATCACTCCTgtggaggctcagtggttaaagaacccaactagcatccatgaggatgcgggttcgatccctggcctcactcagtgggttaagaatccttgttcagtaggttaaggatttgcattgacacgagctgtggtgtaggtcacagactcagctcagattccgcactgctggggctctggtctaggctggtagctacagctccaattggacccctagcctgggaacctccatatgcttcaggtgtggccctaaaaagacaaaaactaacaaacaaacaaacaccaaaaaaacaaacgaaaaaacccaCACCATTTTCTGAAGTTAATCGAAATTCCTGTTTCAAAGAAGGCCCAAGTAATATGTTCACAATGCCATGTTTATTCTATATTTGTCATTCTTTAAggaacactttattttatttcgGCTTATTCAGAATGGTCAGTCTCAGCATTTGTTCAGAACTTGAATACCTAGAACCCTCTCATTTTATGGTTCCCACTAACAAGTACACCAGCAGATCTTAGCACTTTAAGAAAcaagacaacaataacaacaagaaATCCATCTGGGTAATGCAGTGGTATTATagtcagaaatatttaaaactctCCATTAATACATATTGCACAAACATTAAATTGTACTAAAACTATCCAACAATGCAAATTCAATAGAAGGATGATGCCATAAATACCCTCACTGAAACTACCATTTTGTTAGtggtgggttttctttctttttttctttttttggctctaAATGTATGGACGTACctgggccagatatcaaacctgaaCTGCAGCAATGAtcagagccgctgcagtgacaacacagatccttaacctactgaaccacaggagaactcctggagTTACCATTTTGAAACCTAAAAACAACTCATTAATGATTTAAATAGGATGTATAAGAAATATCTGTTTTGAAAGCTGATTATCCTTCACCTAATCAGATATGGTATACCTCTTTAGACTGTCATAAGAAGTTTCCATTTTATGAAATTAGAATACATCAGAATAATATGGTAGTCCTTACACTTGTTGAAACTAGATTATATTTACACTACCACACTTCTCCGTTGATTCTAATTTAGTAACTATAAACTCTTTTATAAAGCTATATAATGTCAAAATTGGTAAGATTAGGAGAGGATTAATGAGATATCAAGATAGAGATATATTTCTCTCTGCCTAACTTGGTATTTAGTAAAATCAAAATCCAGGATACTAAAATGAAAATCGATTCCagagaaaatacacataaagaGGATTAATGCAGTCTTAGATACGATACTAGTTTACTGTGCAACTGATCAGCCCTTTAATGAATTGCTTATTTAATCAATTCTTGATCTCTATATCTTAGCCACCACAGAAGAGATTGAAGACAGAGATTCATTGCTTAATTTACTAGAGAACTGTGGATTATTTGTCTATGCATGTGCTATAAATACTCATCAGGTGTGAGCTGAAGTAAAATGAGCTGCATTAATCTATAAAGCAATGGACTGCTGAGCAAAATTCAAATTTGTCCTCTTTTGTAGCTCTCGGACCTAGAGTTTTAGAAGAGCTCGGAGCAATGTCTGGGGGATATGAGACAAAGGACAAGCCCTTGTCTTCCATGCTCTTATCAAAACCTTGAGGCTTTAATGACTACATTGAATCTATCCAACAATCCTCAAGGGTTTGTTTTAAACCAGTGTTGGAAGGAGGTGAAGCAGCCCTAACCAGGAACATGAATATCCCTGCAGAACCACATTGTGAAACATATTTTGATTTATTATCAGATCATTTGCTGGCTCTGGCACCGACAACCTGAGTGCTAATCTCAGAGCCGATGTGCTTCGGTTCTTAGTGACTCAGTTTCTCCATGCTAAAAATAGAGAATGTTTCTTCATATAtggttttccttcccttttttcagACAGTGCTACGAACTCAAATAGTGATGGAAGAATAGAAAGTGTTAGCAGCTGACGATAAAAAGGCTAGAACTGTCAGAATTTACTCCCTTTTGACAAAGCTGAATTAATTGAAATTCTCTAAAATCATACATATTAACACACTGGCCCTAGGAATGATTATTGGTTTTGTTGTGGAGTCTAAGAAAAGTCTCTCTTAAAAATATTCCTCAAATAGATTTCCTTCGAATAGAGCTAATACTTAAGAACAGAGTTTTATGCTGCAATACGTTTGGAAAACATTC
Above is a window of Sus scrofa isolate TJ Tabasco breed Duroc chromosome 5, Sscrofa11.1, whole genome shotgun sequence DNA encoding:
- the LOC106510389 gene encoding uncharacterized protein LOC106510389; translated protein: MRTRSGRRAGKRGATATPSPFLSAGRDRLFAPERYTSRANLFSSDETRPRAPQASQFDGAGCLAQHRGLSLQTCSPPTAKAPGTQLALAFFPALKKPPQTCRSPGWPSCQRRWIYFKCCTHCPRSEDTGMGPATRITPSGHEPELTRSQIPQPGLGLPPSGRRPGYRGGRLSQGKHLEIQEPRESRARERGCPTRQPPPALPTPAPPE